The Microbulbifer hydrolyticus genome has a segment encoding these proteins:
- a CDS encoding ATP-binding protein produces MKPCAGAAIDSALPRAELLPSRAPSISRWWHSLSGRLSLMATLVLLVFLVVLSGVLERAYRTSLDEAKARELQIYIYTLLAVAELDGDSLYLPLNLPEQRFNQPDSGLIGAVMDARGRVIWRSQSALSLPNFSALPLPLPLRQGQKVFAEVQLPDLETPYSSFRQGIAWGLDNELQFTFVILEDAAPLHAQVQQFSGTLWRWLGIGALALIAVQLLVLRWGLAPLRGVTQALKKMQQGGTDTLQGNFPQELVPLTDNLNLLIENERRQREKTRHTLGDLAHSLKTPLAVLKGLDLGKDPQAAQEALAEQVQRMDGIISYQLKRAVASSPKSILRGVKVQPIAEKILTALDKVYRGKPMDAELLCDDEVLFYGDEGDLLEMLGNLLDNGYKYGGGKLLVKIDNIEDQRGLEVLVSDNGPGLSEDQWQQVVQRGVRADQQQQGQGIGLAVVVDIVESYHGEIGIVPAGQRGEEDLGGLTLRVRL; encoded by the coding sequence TTGAAACCCTGCGCGGGCGCGGCTATCGATTCAGCGCTGCCGCGGGCTGAGCTCTTGCCGTCCCGCGCGCCCTCCATTTCCCGCTGGTGGCACTCGCTTTCCGGGCGGCTGTCGCTGATGGCTACCCTGGTACTGCTGGTTTTTCTGGTGGTGCTTTCCGGGGTGCTCGAACGTGCCTACCGCACCTCACTGGATGAAGCCAAAGCCCGCGAGTTGCAGATATATATCTATACGCTTCTGGCGGTGGCTGAGCTCGATGGCGATAGTCTGTACCTTCCGTTGAACCTGCCCGAGCAACGTTTCAACCAGCCGGATTCCGGCCTGATCGGCGCGGTGATGGATGCCCGGGGGCGGGTCATCTGGCGTTCCCAGTCCGCCCTCAGCCTGCCCAATTTTTCCGCTTTGCCGCTGCCGTTGCCACTGCGCCAGGGGCAGAAAGTGTTTGCCGAGGTCCAGTTGCCGGATCTGGAAACGCCCTACAGTAGTTTTCGCCAGGGTATCGCCTGGGGGCTGGATAACGAGCTGCAATTTACCTTTGTCATTCTTGAAGATGCCGCGCCGCTACACGCCCAAGTGCAGCAGTTCAGCGGCACCCTGTGGCGCTGGCTGGGTATTGGTGCGCTGGCACTGATCGCGGTGCAATTACTGGTGCTGCGCTGGGGACTTGCGCCGCTGCGCGGGGTTACCCAGGCACTAAAGAAAATGCAGCAGGGAGGGACGGATACCCTGCAGGGAAATTTTCCGCAGGAGCTGGTGCCTCTGACCGACAACCTCAATCTGCTGATCGAAAATGAACGTCGCCAGCGGGAGAAAACCCGTCATACCCTGGGTGACCTCGCCCACAGCCTGAAAACACCACTGGCGGTATTGAAAGGGCTGGATTTGGGCAAGGATCCTCAGGCGGCGCAGGAGGCGTTGGCAGAGCAGGTGCAGCGCATGGACGGCATTATCAGTTACCAGCTCAAACGAGCTGTGGCGAGTTCCCCGAAATCCATTCTTCGCGGGGTGAAGGTGCAGCCCATCGCCGAGAAAATCCTCACCGCACTGGATAAAGTGTATCGGGGCAAGCCGATGGATGCGGAGCTGCTGTGCGATGACGAGGTATTGTTTTACGGGGACGAGGGTGACCTGCTGGAAATGCTCGGAAATCTGCTGGACAACGGTTACAAGTACGGTGGCGGTAAGCTGCTGGTTAAAATTGACAATATTGAGGATCAGCGCGGGCTGGAAGTTCTGGTTTCCGACAACGGCCCGGGGCTCAGCGAGGATCAGTGGCAGCAGGTGGTCCAGCGCGGGGTGCGTGCCGATCAACAGCAGCAGGGGCAGGGAATCGGGCTTGCCGTGGTGGTGGATATCGTTGAGAGTTATCACGGTGAAATTGGCATCGTGCCTGCCGGGCAGCGCGGTGAAGAAGACCTGGGCGGGCTTACCCTGCGCGTCAGGCTCTGA
- a CDS encoding response regulator transcription factor, which yields MRVLLVEDEYALREQLAVSLRKAGYTVDEAPDGEEALYLGREYPYDVAIMDLGLPKVDGIQVIETLRKESHHFPILILTARGHWQERVRGLEAGGDDYLTKPFHTEELLARLNALVRRSAGFSSPTINAGPIELDTSAQRVKVSGDELELTSFEYKVLEYLMLHPDEVVSKTTLTEHIYEQDCDRDSNVIEVFIGRLRKKLDAAGGVKPIETLRGRGYRFSAAAG from the coding sequence AGGATACACCGTGGACGAGGCGCCGGATGGCGAAGAGGCGCTCTACCTGGGCCGTGAGTACCCGTACGACGTGGCGATCATGGACCTCGGACTGCCGAAAGTAGACGGTATCCAGGTCATCGAAACCCTGCGCAAGGAGTCCCACCATTTTCCCATCCTGATTCTCACCGCGCGGGGGCACTGGCAGGAGCGGGTGCGTGGGCTGGAAGCAGGTGGTGATGACTACCTGACCAAACCTTTCCATACCGAGGAGCTGCTGGCACGACTGAACGCACTGGTGCGCCGCTCTGCCGGTTTCTCATCGCCCACAATCAATGCCGGCCCCATTGAGCTGGATACCAGCGCGCAACGGGTGAAGGTGTCCGGCGATGAGCTGGAACTCACTTCCTTCGAGTACAAGGTACTGGAATACCTGATGCTGCACCCGGACGAAGTCGTATCGAAAACCACCCTTACCGAACATATCTATGAGCAGGACTGTGATCGCGACAGCAATGTGATCGAGGTATTTATCGGTCGTTTGCGCAAGAAGCTCGATGCCGCCGGCGGTGTCAAGCCGATTGAAACCCTGCGCGGGCGCGGCTATCGATTCAGCGCTGCCGCGGGCTGA